GATAATGGAGCTGCCGGAGTACTACCCCACGCGGGCCGAATTCTCCATTTTTCGGGAACACGGCGCTGCCATCGTGGCTGCGTTAAGCCCCGAAGCAGGGGAGGAGTTTGCACTGGTGGAGCTGGGCGCCGGCGATGGAGCCAAAACCAAGCTGCTGCTGCACGAATTGCTGGAGGCCGGCCGGCCGTTTACCTACGTGCCCGTGGATATTTCCGAAGGCGCCATGACGGGCCTGGTCGCCGCACTCAGGCAGGAGCTGCCGGAGTTGCAAGTGGCTCCGGCCGTGTCGGATTACTTCACGGCCCTGCACCAGCTGCGCACCCGGCCTGGCAGCAAGGCGGTGCTGTTTTTGGGCTCCAACATCGGCAACTTCCACCCGGCCGAGCGGCTCAGTTTCCTGAGCCAGCTGGCCGCTCCCTTAGCGCCGACCGACCGGCTGCTCATCGGCTTCGACCTGCAAAAAGACCCGCGCCGCATCCGCGCGGCCTACGACGACGCCCAGGGCGTGACGGCCGCGTTCAACCTGAACCTGCTCACCCGGCTCAACCGCGAACTGGGCGCCGATTTCGACCTCGCCCACTGGCAGCACTACACCGATTACAGCCCCCTGAACGGGGCCGTGCGCTCCTTCCTGGTGAGCACCCGCGCCCAGCAGGTGCACATCGAAGCGCTGGACGAAACCTTTGATTTCGCGGCCTGGGAAGTCATTCACACCGAGAACTCCTACAAATTCACCCTGCCACAGATTGAGGAGCTGGCCGCCTCGGCTGGGTTGCGGGTGGTGACTGCGTTTACCGACGCCGAGACCGATTTTGCCGATGTGGTTCTGGCTACGCAGGCGGAGTAAGTCGCTTGAGTATTAAGGCTGCAAACGTCTGTCATGCAGAGCGCAGCATTTCGCTTGGTGTAGTGACTTAATCGTCCGTCATACAGAGCGCAGCGAAACATCTTCTAACCGCTGAACGACTCGTGCTGACCGGATAAGATGCTTCGCTGCGCTCTGCATGACAAATGGTGCGAGTGAGGCTTCAGCTAGCCCAACTCAACCCTACTTTTACTCAATAAAGAAGTCCAGTGGAAATGATAAGCTTAGCATCTGGCTACGGAGATTTTGCAGTGCCCGCAGTGGCGATGGAAGCCGCCATCACAGTATTAGCCAGTGCCCAGCAGCGCCAGGCACCGCTAGCCGTGAGCCCGGCTGCCGGCACACCCGAGCTGCGCGAAGCGTTAGCCCAACGTTACCGCCAGCGCGGCGCCAGCCGCGTCACCGCCGAGCAAGTGCTGGTGACAGCCGGAGCCAAAACGGGCCTATTTGCCTTGCTCAGCGAAATGCTGCAGCAGGGTGATGACGTGCTGCTGCCCACACCCAACTGGTTCGGATTTTATGAGCTGGTTCGCCGGGCAGGAGGAATGCTGCGCACGCTGCCCCTCGCAGCGGCCGACAATTATGCCCTAAGCCCCGAAACCCTGCGGGCCAGGCTCACGCCGGCGACCCGGCTGCTCATTATCAGCAACCCCAACAACCCCACCGGCCGGGTGTACTCGCGGGCCGAATGGGCGGCGCTGCTGGCCGTTACCCGGGAGTTTCCGCAGCTGTGGGTGCTCAGCGATGAGATTTACGAAGGCATCTGCTTTGGCGCGGAGCCCGTTCCTACGCTGCTCGCCTTGCCCGACCCGCACCAGCGGCACGTGGTGGTGAGCGGCTTCTCTAAGTCTTTGGCGTTGGCGGGCTGGGGCGTGGGCTGCCTGGTGGCGCCGCCCGCGCTGGCGCGCCGCGTGGCGGCCCGGCTGTTTGGTACCGGCGTGGCCGTGCCGGTTCTAGCTCAAGCGGCGGCTCTGGCGGCTACGCAGCACGCCGAAGCCATTGGGGCGGGGCTGTGCGCGCAGCTGCTTCCCACACGGCATGTATTGCTGAGCGGGCTGGCGGCGTTGCCCGGGGCAGCTACGGGGGTGGCGCCCGAAGGCACATATTATGTGTTCGCCGATTTCACCCGCTTTCTGGACCCCGGGCTGCCTGCCACCGAAGCTTCGGCTCAACTGGTACGGCAACTGGCGGCGGGCGGGGTGGAGGTAGTAGACGGTGCTAGCTGCGGAGCGCCCGGTTTTGCGCGGCTTTCCTATGCGGTGCCCGAGGCGGCGCTCCGGCAGGCGTTGGCCCGAATGCGGGAAGTGTTGGCTCCACTGGCGGTCTAAAAACTTTCTCACCCCGGAAATACCTGGTTATCGCCGGGCCCGAAAGCCCGCGGCCGTACCTTTGTGCCCGGCGCGTTTGCCGGTTGATTTTGTTGTTTAAGTTGGAAAACCTTCGTCCGCATCTGCGCCCCACGCTGCTGCTCGCCCTGCCCGTCATGCTGTCGCAGCTGGGCCACGTGCTGGTAAATTTTGTTGATTCCGTGGTCGTGGGCCACATCGGCAAAGTGCCGCTGGCGGCCGTAGGCGTGGGCGTGAGCACCACCAGCGTGCTCCTGGTGCTGGGCGTGGGCCTGAGCATGGGCAGCGTGCCGTTGGTAGCCGCCGCTGACGGCCGCCGCGACTTGCCCGAGCTTGGCCGCCTGCTGGTGGCCTCGGTGTGGACCAACGCGCTGGCCGGGCTGGTGCTGGCCGGGTTGGGCCAGCTGGTGCCCCCGTTTCTGCACCTGCTGGGCCAGCCCCCCGAGGTGGTGGCCCTGGCCGGCCCGTGGGTGCAGGTCATCAGTTTGTCGCTGTTTCCGCTGATGGTGTTTCAGGGCTTTCGGGAGTTTGCCGAGGGGCTGGGGCTCACGCGGCAAGCCATGTGGCTATCGATATTGGGCAACGTGCTCAATGGCCTGCTCTGCTACGCCCTGGTATATGGCCACCTGGGGCTGCCGGCCATGGGCATGATGGGCTCGGCCTGGGCCACGCTCATGGCCCGCGGGCTGATGGCGGCCTTCATGGCTACCTACGTGCTGCGCGCCAAGCGCCTGCGGGCCGAGCGGGCGGCCGTAACCAGCTGGCTGCCCGTGGGCGCCACCGTGCGCCGGGTAGTGGACCTGGGCGCCCCCATCGGGGTGCAGATGGCGCTGGAAGTGGGCGCGTTCGGCTTGTCGCTGCTCATGGCAGGCTGGCTGGGCGTGACCACCGAGGCGGCGCACAAAGTGGCCATCGACGTGGCCAGCATGACGTACATGGCCGCCAGCGGCATTGCCGCGGCGGCCACCATCCGGGTGGGCAACCTGCGCGGGGCCGGCGACCTGAACGCGGCCCGGCACGCCGGCTTTGCCGCGTATTGGCTCACCTTTGGGTTCATGGGCACCATGGCCCTGCTGCTGATTTTCACCCGGCACCTGGTGCCGTACATCTACATCAGCGACCCGCAGGTGGTGGCGCAGGCGTCGACGCTGCTGCTCATTGCGGCCCTGTTTCAGGTATCCGATGGCTTGCAGGTGGTGGGGCTGGGCGCGTTGCGCGGGCTGGAAGACGTGAAAGTGCCTTCGGTGGTGGCCTTGCTGGCGTATTGGGCGGTGGCGCTGCCGCTGGGGTATTTCCTGGGCTTCAAGCTGCACATGGGCGCACCCGGCGTGTGGACGGGCCTGCTGGTGGGCCTGAGCATTGTGGCCACAGTACTGCTGCTGCGCTTCCGCCGCGAAACCGAGCCGGATTTTGCCGCGGCCCTGCCCGCCGCGGCCGAAGAGCGGGCCACGGTGTAGCCCAGCGCCACAGGGAACTCGGAAAGTAATTTCTGTAGTTGGGACAATTTTTGCAGGGCGGCACGTGTTCAGCCGCGGAGCTCGGACTTTTTCCCACCCTACCATTTTTATGCTTTCTTTTTTAACCTCCTTTCTGGCGGCAGCCACGCTGTTCCAGGGCCCGGCGGCGAAGCCTGCCCAAGCGGCTCCCGCAGCCGCCAAACCCGCGGCGGCCCCTATTGCCTGGTCGGCCAACCGCCCGCTCACCGTGGCCGATTTTCTGAGCCGGCCCAAACCCTACGAGCGTCTGGCCGCCCTCACGACTACCGATATAAAAGCCGGCGCCGCTTGCCGCGACTTCGTGTTTACCGGGACCGTGCAGGCCAC
This region of Hymenobacter sedentarius genomic DNA includes:
- the egtD gene encoding L-histidine N(alpha)-methyltransferase, with protein sequence MVTVLSDLAQHVAKGLRQTPKAISSMYFYDDAGSRLFQQIMELPEYYPTRAEFSIFREHGAAIVAALSPEAGEEFALVELGAGDGAKTKLLLHELLEAGRPFTYVPVDISEGAMTGLVAALRQELPELQVAPAVSDYFTALHQLRTRPGSKAVLFLGSNIGNFHPAERLSFLSQLAAPLAPTDRLLIGFDLQKDPRRIRAAYDDAQGVTAAFNLNLLTRLNRELGADFDLAHWQHYTDYSPLNGAVRSFLVSTRAQQVHIEALDETFDFAAWEVIHTENSYKFTLPQIEELAASAGLRVVTAFTDAETDFADVVLATQAE
- a CDS encoding MATE family efflux transporter; the protein is MENLRPHLRPTLLLALPVMLSQLGHVLVNFVDSVVVGHIGKVPLAAVGVGVSTTSVLLVLGVGLSMGSVPLVAAADGRRDLPELGRLLVASVWTNALAGLVLAGLGQLVPPFLHLLGQPPEVVALAGPWVQVISLSLFPLMVFQGFREFAEGLGLTRQAMWLSILGNVLNGLLCYALVYGHLGLPAMGMMGSAWATLMARGLMAAFMATYVLRAKRLRAERAAVTSWLPVGATVRRVVDLGAPIGVQMALEVGAFGLSLLMAGWLGVTTEAAHKVAIDVASMTYMAASGIAAAATIRVGNLRGAGDLNAARHAGFAAYWLTFGFMGTMALLLIFTRHLVPYIYISDPQVVAQASTLLLIAALFQVSDGLQVVGLGALRGLEDVKVPSVVALLAYWAVALPLGYFLGFKLHMGAPGVWTGLLVGLSIVATVLLLRFRRETEPDFAAALPAAAEERATV
- a CDS encoding pyridoxal phosphate-dependent aminotransferase, yielding MISLASGYGDFAVPAVAMEAAITVLASAQQRQAPLAVSPAAGTPELREALAQRYRQRGASRVTAEQVLVTAGAKTGLFALLSEMLQQGDDVLLPTPNWFGFYELVRRAGGMLRTLPLAAADNYALSPETLRARLTPATRLLIISNPNNPTGRVYSRAEWAALLAVTREFPQLWVLSDEIYEGICFGAEPVPTLLALPDPHQRHVVVSGFSKSLALAGWGVGCLVAPPALARRVAARLFGTGVAVPVLAQAAALAATQHAEAIGAGLCAQLLPTRHVLLSGLAALPGAATGVAPEGTYYVFADFTRFLDPGLPATEASAQLVRQLAAGGVEVVDGASCGAPGFARLSYAVPEAALRQALARMREVLAPLAV